From the Halichoerus grypus chromosome 3, mHalGry1.hap1.1, whole genome shotgun sequence genome, one window contains:
- the LOC118522361 gene encoding cytochrome c oxidase subunit 5B, mitochondrial-like: MMASRLLRGVGVLATQALRVRSMASGGSVPTDDDQATGLEREVMMAAWKELDPYNVLAPKAAAGTKEDPNLVPFTTNKRMVGCICEGDDSTVIWFWLHKGEAQ; the protein is encoded by the coding sequence ATGATGGCTTCAAGGTTACTTCGCGGTGTTGGAGTGCTGGCCACGCAGGCTCTCAGGGTGCGCTCCATGGCATCTGGAGGTAGTGTTCCTACTGATGATGACCAGGCGActgggctggagagggaggtCATGATGGCTGCATGGAAAGAACTGGACCCATACAATGTGCTAGCCCCAAAGGCAGCTGCAGGCACCAAGGAAGACCCTAATTTAGTCCCATTCACCACCAACAAGCGAATGGTGGGCTGCATCTGTGAAGGGGACGATAGTACTGTCATCTGGTTCTGGCTGCACAAAGGCGAGGCCCAATGA